A part of Gouania willdenowi chromosome 2, fGouWil2.1, whole genome shotgun sequence genomic DNA contains:
- the LOC114473721 gene encoding mitogen-activated protein kinase kinase kinase kinase 4-like isoform X14 — protein MANDSPAKSLVDIDLASLRDPAGIFELVEVVGNGTYGQVYKGRHVKTGQLAAIKVMDVTEDEEEEIKLEINMLKKYSHHRNIATYYGAFIKKSPPGHDDQLWLVMEFCGAGSITDLVKNTKGNQLKEDWIAYISREILRGLAHLHAHHVIHRDIKGQNVLLTENAEVKLVDFGVSAQLDRTVGRRNTFIGTPYWMAPEVIACDENPDATYDYRSDLWSCGITAIEMAEGAPPLCDMHPMRALFLIPRNPPPRLKSKKWSKKFFSFIEGCLVKNYTQRPPTEQLLKHPFIRDQPNERQVRIQLKDHIDRTKKKRGEKDETEYEYSGSEEEEEDPPEQEGEPSSIVNVPGESTLRRDFIRLQQENKERSEALRHQQLLQEQQLREQEEYKRQLLAERQKRIEQQKEQRRRLEEQQRREREMRRQQEREQRRREQEEKRRVEEMDRRRKEEEERRRAEDEKRRNDREQEYIRRQLEEEQRHLEMLQEQLLREQAMLLEFKWRELEEQRKAERLHKRLQQEQSYLLSLQHGDKTKAPPDSNKPAHTSTLPPDCRAPAATPRAQVLEFPPQADPQEKLQAVDSEEAAPSLVLDPPGPDLEPESSPAATPQPVREADERYRKNIQGSPQSAPPPKQPPLPPRSSEPFSNGGSSSEGSAMQRPMEPQVQWSHLAALKSSNSAAPSPPPPPPPVVARSQSFSDSAGVAPSFAQLHLRSQHHHPSPARTDPQPQAPLHHAPSQPRLEHQTSSEEVPPKVPVRTTSRSPVLSRRESPLPSQALNQRNAGSNVEQRPLWDRVEKLQSRPGSGNSSASSNSSSQASPGDRFRPRCESPASSKSEGSPLQRPENAAKKQEEKNLARPTRPADLTALAKELRAVDDVRPPHKVTDYSSSSDESGTTDEDDDEEVEQEAGDESTSGAEESRAGYPHGFRRRVSNGETESAKTMLVEDSESDQALTPSKDGTLVIRQSTADIKRLVSLSSSSSSTSSPGSGHNQAVPEKNGFVGRIHLLPDLIQQSHHPPSSSTTTIPSTAAIIPSPSSSSSSFPSSSSLASLAMSPQIPLDELIAIESQSESNSMSKHKSSSSFTPFIDPRLLQISPSSGSSLNNMAAFGQDGRLADPLRSDPSRKGSVVNVNPVNTRPPSDTPEIRKYKKRFNSEILCAALWGVNLLVGTESGLMLLDRSGQGKVYPLINRRRIQQMDVLEGLNVLVTISGKKNKLRVYYLSWLRNKILHNDPEVEKKQGWVNVGDLEGCVHYKVVKYERIKFLVLALKNAVEVYAWAPKPYHKFMAFKSFGDLVHRPLLVDLTVEEGQRLKVIYGSCSGFHAVDVDSGAVYDIYLPTHIQTHIQCHAIIILPNTDGIELLVCYEDEGVYVNTYGRITKDVVLQWGEMPTSVAYIRSNQIMGWGEKAIEIRSVETGHLDGVFMHKRAQRLKFLCERNDKVFFASVRQGGASQVYFMTLGRSSLMSW, from the exons GGACGACATGTCAAGACCGGACAGCTGGCTGCCATCAAGGTCATGGATGTCACAGAG gatgaagaggaggaaatCAAACTGGAGATCAACATGCTGAAGAAGTACTCCCACCACAGGAACATAGCCACCTACTACGGGGCTTTCATCAAGAAGAGCCCCCCAGGCCACGACGACCAGCTCTGG CTGGTGATGGAGTTCTGTGGCGCGGGTTCCATCACAGACCTAGTGAAGAACACGAAGGGGAACCAGTTGAAGGAGGACTGGATCGCATACATCTCCAGAGAGATCCTCAGA GGTCTGGCCCACCTCCACGCGCACCACGTCATCCACCGTGACATCAAAGGACAGAACGTCCTGCTGACCGAGAACGCTGAAGTCAAACTGG TTGATTTTGGTGTGAGTGCTCAGCTGGACCGGACAGTAGGGAGAAGGAACACCTTCATCGGGACGCCCTATTGGATGGCGCCTGAGGTCATCGCCTGTGACGAGAACCCGGACGCCACATACGACTACAGG AGTGATCTGTGGTCATGTGGCATCACAGCGATCGAAATGGCTGAAGGAGCGCCGC CTCTCTGTGACATGCACCCAATGCGAGCACTCTTCCTTATTCCAAGAAATCCTCCTCCCAGGTTAAAGTCTAAGAAGTG GTCCAAGAAGTTTTTCAGTTTCATCGAGGGCTGCCTGGTGAAGAACTACACCCAGCGGCCTCCGACCGAGCAGCTCCTGAAGCATCCCTTCATCCGGGACCAGCCCAACGAGCGGCAAGTCCGGATCCAGCTCAAGGACCACATCGACAGGACCAAGAAGAAGAGAGGCGAGAAGG ATGAGACGGAGTACGAGTACAGcggcagtgaggaggaggaggaggatccaCCTGAGCAGGAAGGAGAACCAAG CTCCATCGTCAACGTGCCCGGAGAGTCGACTTTACGCCGCGACTTCATCCGCCTGCAGCAGGAGAACAAGGAGCGATCGGAGGCTCTGCGCCACCAGCAGCtcctgcaggagcagcagctgCGAGAGCAGGAGGAGTACAAGCGGCAACTGCTGGCCGAGAGGCAGAAGCGCATCGAGCAGCAGAAGGAGCAGAGGCGACGGCTGGAGGAG CAACAGCGTCGCGAGCGTGAGATGCGGAGGCAGCAGGAGCGCGAGCAGCGCCGCCGAGAGCAAGAGGAGAAGAGGAGGGTCGAAGAGATGGATCGGCGACgcaaagaggaagaggagcgcAGACGGGCCGAGGATGAGAAGAGGAGGAATGATCGCGAGCAG GAATACATCCGACGTCAGCTGGAGGAGGAGCAGAGGCACCTGGAGATGCTGCAGGAGCAGCTGCTGCGAGAGCAGGCTATGTTGCtg GAGTTCAAGTGGCGGGAGCTGGAGGAGCAGCGCAAAGCCGAGCGTCTCCACAAGCGCCTACAGCAGGAGCAGAGCTACCTGCTGTCGCTGCAGCACGGCGACAAGACCAAAGCCCCCCCAGACAGTAACAAACCTGCCCACACTTCCACCCTGCCCCCCGACTGCAGAGCACCCGCTGCAACCCCGCGAGCTCAGGTCCTCGAGTTCCCCCCTCAGGCGGACCCTCAGGAGAAGCTGCAGGCAGTAGACTCTGAGGAGGCCGCTCCCAGCCTGGTGTTAGACCCCCCCGGCCCTGATCTGGAGCCAGAGAGTTCTCCTGCTGCTACTCCTCAGCCTGTCAGAGAG GCGGACGAGCGTTACCGTAAGAACATTCAGGGTTCCCCTCAGAGCGCCCCTCCTCCCAAGCAGCCCCCCCTGCCTCCCCGCTCCTCTGAACCTTTCTCCAATGGCGGCTCCTCCTCTGAGGGCTCTGCCATGCAGCGGCCCATGGAGCCTCAG GTCCAGTGGTCCCACCTGGCCGCTCTAAAGAGCAGCAACAGCGCCGccccctctcctcctcctcctcctcctcccgtgGTCGCTCGCTCACAGTCCTTCAGCGACTCCGCCGGCGTGGCCCCGAGCTTCGCCCAGCTCCACCTGCGCTCCCAGCACCACCACCCATCGCCCGCACGCACTGACCCCCAACCCCAAGCTCCCCTCCACCACGCTCCCTCCCAGCCCAGGCTTGAACACCAAACTAGTAGTGAGGAAGTTCCCCCGAAG GTACCCGTGAGGACAACGTCCAGGTCTCCTGTGTTGTCCCGCCGCGAGTCGCCTCTCCCGTCCCAAGCGCTCAACCAAAGGAACGCTGGCAg TAACGTGGAGCAGCGCCCTCTGTGGGACAGAGTGGAGAAGCTTCAGTCCCGTCCGGGCAGCGGCAACTCCTCCGCCTCCTCCAACTCCAGCTCCCAGGCCAGCCCCGGGGACCGCTTCCGGCCTCGCTGTGAGTCCCCTG CTTCATCCAAATCCGAAGGATCTCCTCTTCAGAGGCCGGAGAACGCCGCCAAGAAACAAGAGGAGAAGAACCTGGCTCGACCCACCCGACCTGCC GATCTGACCGCTTTGGCCAAAGAGCTGCGCGCCGTGGACGACGTCCGGCCACCTCACAAAGTGACCGACTACTCCTCGTCCAGCGACGAGTCGGGTACCACCGACGAGGATGACGATGAGGAGGTGGAGCAGGAGGCTGGCGACGAGTCCACCTCCGGAGCGGAGGAATCCAGAGCTGG ATATCCACACGGCTTTCGCAGGAGGGTGAGCAACGGAGAGACAGAGTCGGCCAAAACCATGTTGGTTGAAGACTCCGAGAGCGACCAGGCATTAACGCCCTCCAAGGACGGAACGCTGGTCATCAGACAg AGCACGGCTGACATAAAGCGGTTGGTCAGtctctcatcatcatcatcctccacTTCCTCACCCGGCTCTGGTCACAATCAGGCCGTCCCAGAGAAAAACGGCTTTGTGGGCCGCATACACCTCCTGCCGGACCTCATCCAGCAGAGCCATCACCCCCCatcctcctccaccaccaccatcccATCCACCGCCGCCATCATCCCCTcgccctcttcctcctcctcctcctttccttCGTCATCTAGCCTTGCCAGCCTCGCCATGTCCCCACAGATCCCCCTGGACGAGCTCATTGCCATTGAG TCCCAATCAGAGAGCAACTCCATGTCCAAACACAAGTCGTCGTCTTCGTTCACTCCTTTCATCGACCCACGTCTTCTCCAGATATCTCCATCCAGTGGGAGCTCCCTGAACAACATGG CAGCGTTCGGGCAAGACGGACGCCTGGCTGACCCGCTGAGGTCGGACCCATCTCGTAAAGGCTCTGTCGTCAACGTCAACCCGGTCAACACGCGTCCCCCTAGTGACACTCCGGAAATCCGCAAATACAAGAAGAGATTCAACTCTGAGATCCTGTGCGCGGCTCTTTGGG GGGTGAATCTGCTGGTGGGGACAGAGAGTGGCCTCATGCTGCTGGACCGAAGCGGTCAGGGCAAAGTTTACCCACTGATCAACCGAAGGCGCATCCAACAGATGGACGTCCTGGAAGGACTCAACGTCCTGGTCACCATTTCAG GTAAAAAGAACAAGCTGCGGGTCTATTACCTTTCATGGCTCCGAAACAAGATTTTGCACAACGACCCAGAGGTGGAGAAGAAACAGGGCTGGGTCAACGTGGGCGACTTGGAGGGCTGCGTCCACTACAAAGTCG TGAAATACGAGAGGATTAAGTTCTTGGTGCTGGCGTTGAAGAACGCAGTGGAGGTGTACGCCTGGGCGCCTAAACCCTACCACAAGTTCATGGCCTTTAAG TCCTTCGGCGACCTCGTGCACAGGCCTCTGCTCGTCGACCTGACCGTCGAGGAAGGCCAGAGGTTAAAGGTCATCTACGGCTCCTGCTCAGGCTTCCACGCCGTGGACGTGGACTCTGGCGCCGTCTACGACATCTACCTTCCAACACAT ATCCAGACCCACATCCAGTGCCACGCCATCATCATCCTGCCCAACACCGACGGCATCGAGCTGCTGGTGTGCTACGAGGACGAAGGCGTCTATGTCAACACCTACGGACGGATCACCAAGGACGTGGTGCTGCAGTGGGGAGAAATGCCAACTTCAGTGG CCTACATTAGGTCAAACCAGATCATGGGCTGGGGAGAGAAGGCTATAGAGATCCGCTCGGTGGAGACGGGTCACCTGGACGGCGTCTTTATGCACAAAAGGGCTCAAAGGCTGAAGTTCCTGTGTGAGAGGAATGACAAG GTCTTCTTCGCCTCCGTGCGCCAAGGCGGGGCCAGCCAAGTCTACTTCATGACCCTGGGCCGCTCCTCCCTCATGAGCTGGTAG
- the LOC114473721 gene encoding mitogen-activated protein kinase kinase kinase kinase 4-like isoform X19: MANDSPAKSLVDIDLASLRDPAGIFELVEVVGNGTYGQVYKGRHVKTGQLAAIKVMDVTEDEEEEIKLEINMLKKYSHHRNIATYYGAFIKKSPPGHDDQLWLVMEFCGAGSITDLVKNTKGNQLKEDWIAYISREILRGLAHLHAHHVIHRDIKGQNVLLTENAEVKLVDFGVSAQLDRTVGRRNTFIGTPYWMAPEVIACDENPDATYDYRSDLWSCGITAIEMAEGAPPLCDMHPMRALFLIPRNPPPRLKSKKWSKKFFSFIEGCLVKNYTQRPPTEQLLKHPFIRDQPNERQVRIQLKDHIDRTKKKRGEKDETEYEYSGSEEEEEDPPEQEGEPSSIVNVPGESTLRRDFIRLQQENKERSEALRHQQLLQEQQLREQEEYKRQLLAERQKRIEQQKEQRRRLEEQQRREREMRRQQEREQRRREQEEKRRVEEMDRRRKEEEERRRAEDEKRRNDREQEYIRRQLEEEQRHLEMLQEQLLREQAMLLADERYRKNIQGSPQSAPPPKQPPLPPRSSEPFSNGGSSSEGSAMQRPMEPQVPVRTTSRSPVLSRRESPLPSQALNQRNAGSNVEQRPLWDRVEKLQSRPGSGNSSASSNSSSQASPGDRFRPRSSSKSEGSPLQRPENAAKKQEEKNLARPTRPADLTALAKELRAVDDVRPPHKVTDYSSSSDESGTTDEDDDEEVEQEAGDESTSGAEESRAGYPHGFRRRVSNGETESAKTMLVEDSESDQALTPSKDGTLVIRQSTADIKRLVSLSSSSSSTSSPGSGHNQAVPEKNGFVGRIHLLPDLIQQSHHPPSSSTTTIPSTAAIIPSPSSSSSSFPSSSSLASLAMSPQIPLDELIAIESQSESNSMSKHKSSSSFTPFIDPRLLQISPSSGSSLNNMAFGQDGRLADPLRSDPSRKGSVVNVNPVNTRPPSDTPEIRKYKKRFNSEILCAALWGVNLLVGTESGLMLLDRSGQGKVYPLINRRRIQQMDVLEGLNVLVTISGKKNKLRVYYLSWLRNKILHNDPEVEKKQGWVNVGDLEGCVHYKVVKYERIKFLVLALKNAVEVYAWAPKPYHKFMAFKSFGDLVHRPLLVDLTVEEGQRLKVIYGSCSGFHAVDVDSGAVYDIYLPTHIQTHIQCHAIIILPNTDGIELLVCYEDEGVYVNTYGRITKDVVLQWGEMPTSVAYIRSNQIMGWGEKAIEIRSVETGHLDGVFMHKRAQRLKFLCERNDKVFFASVRQGGASQVYFMTLGRSSLMSW, encoded by the exons GGACGACATGTCAAGACCGGACAGCTGGCTGCCATCAAGGTCATGGATGTCACAGAG gatgaagaggaggaaatCAAACTGGAGATCAACATGCTGAAGAAGTACTCCCACCACAGGAACATAGCCACCTACTACGGGGCTTTCATCAAGAAGAGCCCCCCAGGCCACGACGACCAGCTCTGG CTGGTGATGGAGTTCTGTGGCGCGGGTTCCATCACAGACCTAGTGAAGAACACGAAGGGGAACCAGTTGAAGGAGGACTGGATCGCATACATCTCCAGAGAGATCCTCAGA GGTCTGGCCCACCTCCACGCGCACCACGTCATCCACCGTGACATCAAAGGACAGAACGTCCTGCTGACCGAGAACGCTGAAGTCAAACTGG TTGATTTTGGTGTGAGTGCTCAGCTGGACCGGACAGTAGGGAGAAGGAACACCTTCATCGGGACGCCCTATTGGATGGCGCCTGAGGTCATCGCCTGTGACGAGAACCCGGACGCCACATACGACTACAGG AGTGATCTGTGGTCATGTGGCATCACAGCGATCGAAATGGCTGAAGGAGCGCCGC CTCTCTGTGACATGCACCCAATGCGAGCACTCTTCCTTATTCCAAGAAATCCTCCTCCCAGGTTAAAGTCTAAGAAGTG GTCCAAGAAGTTTTTCAGTTTCATCGAGGGCTGCCTGGTGAAGAACTACACCCAGCGGCCTCCGACCGAGCAGCTCCTGAAGCATCCCTTCATCCGGGACCAGCCCAACGAGCGGCAAGTCCGGATCCAGCTCAAGGACCACATCGACAGGACCAAGAAGAAGAGAGGCGAGAAGG ATGAGACGGAGTACGAGTACAGcggcagtgaggaggaggaggaggatccaCCTGAGCAGGAAGGAGAACCAAG CTCCATCGTCAACGTGCCCGGAGAGTCGACTTTACGCCGCGACTTCATCCGCCTGCAGCAGGAGAACAAGGAGCGATCGGAGGCTCTGCGCCACCAGCAGCtcctgcaggagcagcagctgCGAGAGCAGGAGGAGTACAAGCGGCAACTGCTGGCCGAGAGGCAGAAGCGCATCGAGCAGCAGAAGGAGCAGAGGCGACGGCTGGAGGAG CAACAGCGTCGCGAGCGTGAGATGCGGAGGCAGCAGGAGCGCGAGCAGCGCCGCCGAGAGCAAGAGGAGAAGAGGAGGGTCGAAGAGATGGATCGGCGACgcaaagaggaagaggagcgcAGACGGGCCGAGGATGAGAAGAGGAGGAATGATCGCGAGCAG GAATACATCCGACGTCAGCTGGAGGAGGAGCAGAGGCACCTGGAGATGCTGCAGGAGCAGCTGCTGCGAGAGCAGGCTATGTTGCtg GCGGACGAGCGTTACCGTAAGAACATTCAGGGTTCCCCTCAGAGCGCCCCTCCTCCCAAGCAGCCCCCCCTGCCTCCCCGCTCCTCTGAACCTTTCTCCAATGGCGGCTCCTCCTCTGAGGGCTCTGCCATGCAGCGGCCCATGGAGCCTCAG GTACCCGTGAGGACAACGTCCAGGTCTCCTGTGTTGTCCCGCCGCGAGTCGCCTCTCCCGTCCCAAGCGCTCAACCAAAGGAACGCTGGCAg TAACGTGGAGCAGCGCCCTCTGTGGGACAGAGTGGAGAAGCTTCAGTCCCGTCCGGGCAGCGGCAACTCCTCCGCCTCCTCCAACTCCAGCTCCCAGGCCAGCCCCGGGGACCGCTTCCGGCCTCGCT CTTCATCCAAATCCGAAGGATCTCCTCTTCAGAGGCCGGAGAACGCCGCCAAGAAACAAGAGGAGAAGAACCTGGCTCGACCCACCCGACCTGCC GATCTGACCGCTTTGGCCAAAGAGCTGCGCGCCGTGGACGACGTCCGGCCACCTCACAAAGTGACCGACTACTCCTCGTCCAGCGACGAGTCGGGTACCACCGACGAGGATGACGATGAGGAGGTGGAGCAGGAGGCTGGCGACGAGTCCACCTCCGGAGCGGAGGAATCCAGAGCTGG ATATCCACACGGCTTTCGCAGGAGGGTGAGCAACGGAGAGACAGAGTCGGCCAAAACCATGTTGGTTGAAGACTCCGAGAGCGACCAGGCATTAACGCCCTCCAAGGACGGAACGCTGGTCATCAGACAg AGCACGGCTGACATAAAGCGGTTGGTCAGtctctcatcatcatcatcctccacTTCCTCACCCGGCTCTGGTCACAATCAGGCCGTCCCAGAGAAAAACGGCTTTGTGGGCCGCATACACCTCCTGCCGGACCTCATCCAGCAGAGCCATCACCCCCCatcctcctccaccaccaccatcccATCCACCGCCGCCATCATCCCCTcgccctcttcctcctcctcctcctttccttCGTCATCTAGCCTTGCCAGCCTCGCCATGTCCCCACAGATCCCCCTGGACGAGCTCATTGCCATTGAG TCCCAATCAGAGAGCAACTCCATGTCCAAACACAAGTCGTCGTCTTCGTTCACTCCTTTCATCGACCCACGTCTTCTCCAGATATCTCCATCCAGTGGGAGCTCCCTGAACAACATGG CGTTCGGGCAAGACGGACGCCTGGCTGACCCGCTGAGGTCGGACCCATCTCGTAAAGGCTCTGTCGTCAACGTCAACCCGGTCAACACGCGTCCCCCTAGTGACACTCCGGAAATCCGCAAATACAAGAAGAGATTCAACTCTGAGATCCTGTGCGCGGCTCTTTGGG GGGTGAATCTGCTGGTGGGGACAGAGAGTGGCCTCATGCTGCTGGACCGAAGCGGTCAGGGCAAAGTTTACCCACTGATCAACCGAAGGCGCATCCAACAGATGGACGTCCTGGAAGGACTCAACGTCCTGGTCACCATTTCAG GTAAAAAGAACAAGCTGCGGGTCTATTACCTTTCATGGCTCCGAAACAAGATTTTGCACAACGACCCAGAGGTGGAGAAGAAACAGGGCTGGGTCAACGTGGGCGACTTGGAGGGCTGCGTCCACTACAAAGTCG TGAAATACGAGAGGATTAAGTTCTTGGTGCTGGCGTTGAAGAACGCAGTGGAGGTGTACGCCTGGGCGCCTAAACCCTACCACAAGTTCATGGCCTTTAAG TCCTTCGGCGACCTCGTGCACAGGCCTCTGCTCGTCGACCTGACCGTCGAGGAAGGCCAGAGGTTAAAGGTCATCTACGGCTCCTGCTCAGGCTTCCACGCCGTGGACGTGGACTCTGGCGCCGTCTACGACATCTACCTTCCAACACAT ATCCAGACCCACATCCAGTGCCACGCCATCATCATCCTGCCCAACACCGACGGCATCGAGCTGCTGGTGTGCTACGAGGACGAAGGCGTCTATGTCAACACCTACGGACGGATCACCAAGGACGTGGTGCTGCAGTGGGGAGAAATGCCAACTTCAGTGG CCTACATTAGGTCAAACCAGATCATGGGCTGGGGAGAGAAGGCTATAGAGATCCGCTCGGTGGAGACGGGTCACCTGGACGGCGTCTTTATGCACAAAAGGGCTCAAAGGCTGAAGTTCCTGTGTGAGAGGAATGACAAG GTCTTCTTCGCCTCCGTGCGCCAAGGCGGGGCCAGCCAAGTCTACTTCATGACCCTGGGCCGCTCCTCCCTCATGAGCTGGTAG